Proteins from one Malania oleifera isolate guangnan ecotype guangnan chromosome 4, ASM2987363v1, whole genome shotgun sequence genomic window:
- the LOC131152607 gene encoding ras-related protein RABB1c, with protein MSYAYLFKYIIIGDTGVGKSCLLLQFTDKRFQPVHDLTIGVEFGARMITIDNKPIKLQIWDTAGQESFRSITRSYYRGAAGALLVYDITRRETFNHLASWLEDARQHANANMTIMLIGNKCDLAHRRAVSTEEGEQFAKEHGLIFMEASAKTAQNVEEAFIKTAATIYKKIQDGVFDVSNESYGIKVGYGGIPGPSGGRDGSSSQGGGCCN; from the exons ATGTCGTACGCTTACCTCTTCAAATACATCATCATCGGCGATACCg GTGTGGGAAAATCATGCCTTCTGCTTCAGTTTACTGACAAACGGTTCCAGCCAGTGCATGACTTAACCATTGGTGTAGAATTTGGGGCTAGGATGATCACCATTGACAACAAACCAATAAAGCTGCAAATATGGGACACG GCGGGTCAAGAATCTTTCAGGTCTATTACAAGGTCCTACTATAGAGGGGCTGCTGGTGCACTGCTGGTCTATGATATTACCAG GAGAGAAACTTTCAATCACTTGGCAAGCTGGCTGGAAGATGCAAGGCAGCATGCAAATGCAAACATGACAATTATGCTCATTGGTAATAAGTGTGATCTTGCTCACAGAAGGGCTGTGAGCACGGAAGAAGGTGAGCAGTTCGCAAAGGAGCATGGATTGATATTCATGGAGGCATCTGCAAAAACTGCTCAAAATGTTGAGGAG GCATTCATAAAAACTGCTGCAACAATATACAAGAAGATTCAGGATGGAGTTTTTGATGTTTCAAATGAG TCGTATGGGATAAAAGTTGGTTATGGTGGAATACCTGGGCCATCAGGGGGCAGAGATGGCTCTTCTTCGCAGGGAGGAGGATGCTGCAATTGA